From the Atribacteraceae bacterium genome, the window CCGGACCAGGGAGTTTCTTCTCGGATACCCGGCCCTGTGGCTTCTGTTTGTCTATCGGGGAAAAGGAATACGAGCCATTTTCCAGCTGCTTCTCTGGCTGGGGGCAAGTATCGGTTTTGTCACCTTTTTTAACTCATTCTGTCATATTCATACCGGTCTCTTGTTCGTTCTCCTGCGCTTTCTCAATGCTTTAGTCCTGAGTCTTCCGGTCACGGCAGGCTACCTGGTGTGTATCTGGATTGCGACTCATTTATGGCGTTGGGTGGGACGCTACCAAGGTTAAAGAACCCGTGCGGGTCTTTCTTGTCGGTTACTATGGCTTTGGCAACTGGGGAGACGAGTTGAGCCTTATGGCTGTCAGCCGTGAATTGGCGGCATTTGCCCAGCGGCAGGGCATCTCCCTGGATCTCTCTGTCTTGAGCCGCGGGAAGGATCTTCCGGTAAGCCTGCCTACAGGAACAGTTCCGGTTCCGCGCCGCCCGGTGAGCGAAATTTGGCGGGAACTGCGCTGCTGTGACGGAGTGGTGATCGGCGGCGGAAGCCTGTTGCAGGATGCATCCAGCCTCCGTTCCCTCCTCTATTACTGGACTCTTGTGAATGTGGCCATACGCTTGAAGAAACCGGTGGTTTTTTTTCGCTGTGGTCTGGGTCCCTTTCAGAAACGCTTGAGTCGTTTTCTTATGAAGCGCCTGATGCGTCGTCTTACCCTTTTTGTTGCCCGAGACGCTGATTCCGCGGCTTTGGCCGCTGAGTACAGTTGTTCGGCACAACGAATTTTGGAAGGACGAGACCCGGTTTTTTCACTCTTTGAGCCCGAGCAAAACCGGGATTACTGTCGCGACCGGATTGCTGTATTTTTGCGCACGATGCCACCGGACCGCGAAGCGGTTTTGCGGATGGCTCTATGTGAACTCAGGGAAACGACCGGTCGGCCGGTGGAGTGTGTCGGCTTTCACCAGGAACTCGACCGGGCCACGGTGGAACGTCTCGGCCGGGAGACCGGTTGCCGGACTCGTTATTTTACTTCTACCGATGAAGTTAAAAGATATTTTCTGGATCTTGACTGCCTGTTCACGATGCGGCTTCATCCGGCGATCATCGCCAGCCGGATGGGTGTTCCCTGGTTTGCTTTCGATATTGACCCCAAAATTGCCGCGCTATGCCGCTGGTGGGAGAACAAGAATCTTCTGCGCTGGGAAAAAGTTGATTCGAAAACGCTTGCGGTCTCATTTCAGAATCGGGCTGTCATTCGGGAACAGGGGAAACAGGTGCAGGCGGAGATCGATCGTTTTCTCCAGGATGAGAATGGCCTGTGCGAGGCGGTGTTCGCTTCTCTGCAGGGGAATCTGTGATGATTACTCCTCCACTCCGCGACCTGTTGGGGTATTCTGTGACTGATGTCTCCATGCTTCACCTCATTAATCTCCTGAAACAAGATATCGCAGCGGGACGGCAAGTCCAGATAGTGACTCTGAATCCGGAAATGCTGGCTCACCAGTCCTATGACACCAACTTTCAAAGAGTACTCCGCAGGGCGGAGTACTTGGTGGCCGATGGGAGCGGCGTTGTTCTGGCTTCCCGTATTTTGGGCTGTCCGATCCATAACCGTCTCCCCGGGGTCGAGCTGGCTGAGGAAATTTTCTGGGAAGGAACCAGGCGTAGCTGGAAGATTTACTGCTTGGGAGGAAGCGGGAAAACCCTTGATCAGGCGGTGAGGAGAATCAGGGAGCGGTTTCCGGGAATCCGCTTGGCTGGCTGGCATCACGGGTATTTTAGTGATGACGATCTCCTCGTGCGGGAAATAAACCGAACCAGGGCCGATGTCCTCCTGGTTGGGTTGGGGTCCCCCCGTCAGGAGGAATGGATCGCCCGCCACCGGTCCCGGCTGATAGCCCGGGTTCTGGTGGGTGTAGGGGGGAGCTTTGACGTGATCGGAGGGAGCAAGCGACGAGCGCCGGCCCTATTCAGGAAATTCGGTGTGGAATGGGTATGGCGGGTAATCTCTGAACCCCGGCGGTTGAAACGGATCATACCTTCCTTTTGCCGGTTCGGTTGGTTGGTGGCGTGTGAGCGCCTAACAGCGCATCGGCGCCTACCCTGATTCGTACCGATCCGGCCGGTGGTAAAAAACCTGGGTTGTAAATACAGACGATCTGGCAGAGAACAGGGCGGATGGTATAATAGACCCGTATCCCAGTGGATGAAGGAAAGGACTTTCTCATGGACGAAGAACTGGGGAAGGTATTCATAGAGTTCAAGCGGGTTTATAAGATCTACCCGAATGGAGCTCGGGCCCTCAACAATATCAGCCTGGTGATCGAGGAGGGAGAATTTGTGTTTCTGGTAGGTGTGACCGGTGCCGGGAAAAGCACCTTGCTGAAACTCATCACTCGGGAAGAGGTTCCCACTTCGGGGAATATCTGGCTTGAGGGTTTTCGGGTGAACCAACTGGATGACGGGCATCTGCCCATATTGCGGAGAAACATCGGCGTTGTTTTCCAGGACCTTAGATTGCTTTCTTCCCGTACGGTCCTGGAAAATCTGATTTTTCCACTGGAAGTGATGGGAGTGGCCAGGCGGTCGATGCTCCAGTTAGCTGACATGGTTCTCGATACCCTTTGTATGCAAGAGAAAAAACATCATCGAATCGAATGGCTGTCCGGTGGGGAAAAACAAAAACTGTGTATCGGTCGGGCCGTGATCCATCGGCCTCGCCTGATCCTGGCCGATGAACCGACCGGTAATTTGGACGGAGAGACCGCGGTTGACATGGTCACCACCCTCTATGAATATTGCCGGGATAAAGGTATAACGGTGATCATGTCCACGCATAACAAGTACATTCTGGAACGATTTCCAGCGAGATTGGTATACCTCAACGGAGGCGAAGTGGTTTATGATCGGCGGAGGGACTGAGTTTCCGTGTTTCTTCTGAGCGTGTTCCACCGTATGCAACGTTCTCCGCACTTGTTTTTAATGGGGTTTTTCAGTATTTTTTTTACCCAACTGATTGTCAATATTTTTATCTTTGGTTATTTGGAACTGGAAAAAATGGGGGCCTTTTTAGGCGAAGCGTTCACCGTAAAGGCTTATTTTGAAGACACCTTTTCCTCTGAACAGATTGAGCCGATTCTCACGAATATCAGGAATTTCCCGGAAACCCGTGAGGTTGTTCTGGTTGACCGCGAAGAGGCCCGCCGCCGTTTCCTCGAATATTTTGAATTGCGCGAAGAAGATTTTCCTCCGGAGGACAACCCCTTTCCCCAGTCTTTGGAAGTGACTTCCCGCCGGTTAGAGGAGGTTCCCCGTCTTGCTGAACGGCTCAGGGAAATCGCGTACTTTGAAGAAGTCATCCACGGTGGACGCAATTTGGAGACATTCATCGATTTTTATCAGATGTTATTAGGGTTGGGTAGTTTCATCCTGTTGGGAATATTTATTTTTTCCCTGATTGTGATTATCAATGTCATCCGAATATCCATCCACAGTTGCGCGGATGAAATCCGGGTCTCTTATTTAATGGGAGCGACCGAACGGTTCATTCGCCGTCCATTTCTCTACGAAGGGTTTTCTGAAGGTTTTTTTGCTGGCATTGCCTCTTTCTTCTTGTCATATTTTGTTTTAAGCTTCAGCTTGGAATTTCTCCATACCGCCTTTCCCTTTTTTCCCTGGATCACCCTTGATGAAGCCGTCTGGCCGATGGCGATCGCCAATACCGGGTTGGGAGGGTTTATCGGGTTTTTAGGGAGTTACCTGGCGACCGGAGCCATTTTACGGAGAAGTGAAGCATGAGTAAACGTCTTCCTTTGGGCATCCTGGTGCTGGTCGTCCTTTTGATGTGCAGCGCCCCGGCTTGGACTCAGGAAACAAGTATCGAACGGGAAATCGACACCCAATTGAAAGAGCTCGAACGGATCAAACAGGAACAGGCGCAACTGGAAAAAGAACTGAGGCAGTTGGAGAGGGCTGAACAAAACGTCGTCCAGGAAGTTCGGGATCTGGAGGCCCAAATCGAAGAACTGGAAAGAGGTATTGCCCAATCCCGCAACCGGATTTTGCAACTCGAGGAGGAACGGTCGATTCTGAACCGGGACATCGAACGGTTGAGCGGGGAGATCGAGGCCAATCAGAATAAGGTGCGCCAGGTGATGGTCAGAGCTTACAAATTCAAAGCTCAGGTCGATGTCTGGGATATTTTGCTGGGCGCGACCGATCCAAATCTCGTAAAGGAACAGTGGTACCTGTTGAGAAAGTATGTCGAGGCTGAGCGTGTGACTATTAACCGGTATTTAGATCAAAAAACTACCCTGCAGGAAAAACTGGATGGAGTGATCCAGCGTATCCGACTGGAAGTGGTTTTAAAGGAGAAGTTGGTTCTGGAAGATCGGCAGGTAGAGAGTCTGAACGAAGCCAGGCGGGATATGTTGTCCCACATTACTTCCGACCGGAAGCAGTTTGAGCGGAGCCGGACAGAACTCGTCGAATCCCAGAGAGACCTCCAGAACCTGATCGCACAACTCCAGGAGGAAATGCGCCGGGCTCGTGAGGGTGTTCCTTCACCGGTCGCGAATCTGCCTCCGGTTCGTCAGGGACGTTTCTTCTGGCCGGTCAGCGGTGGGAGGGTGATTCGCGGTTTTGGGGAAATGAAAGATCCGACCTTTGGAATCCAGGTCTACAATCCAGGGATTGATATCGCCGCCAACCGGGGAACGAATATCTACGCTGCCCATGACGGTGTCGTGATTCTGGCCCGAAGCATTCGGG encodes:
- a CDS encoding WecB/TagA/CpsF family glycosyltransferase, giving the protein MITPPLRDLLGYSVTDVSMLHLINLLKQDIAAGRQVQIVTLNPEMLAHQSYDTNFQRVLRRAEYLVADGSGVVLASRILGCPIHNRLPGVELAEEIFWEGTRRSWKIYCLGGSGKTLDQAVRRIRERFPGIRLAGWHHGYFSDDDLLVREINRTRADVLLVGLGSPRQEEWIARHRSRLIARVLVGVGGSFDVIGGSKRRAPALFRKFGVEWVWRVISEPRRLKRIIPSFCRFGWLVACERLTAHRRLP
- a CDS encoding polysaccharide pyruvyl transferase family protein — protein: MRVFLVGYYGFGNWGDELSLMAVSRELAAFAQRQGISLDLSVLSRGKDLPVSLPTGTVPVPRRPVSEIWRELRCCDGVVIGGGSLLQDASSLRSLLYYWTLVNVAIRLKKPVVFFRCGLGPFQKRLSRFLMKRLMRRLTLFVARDADSAALAAEYSCSAQRILEGRDPVFSLFEPEQNRDYCRDRIAVFLRTMPPDREAVLRMALCELRETTGRPVECVGFHQELDRATVERLGRETGCRTRYFTSTDEVKRYFLDLDCLFTMRLHPAIIASRMGVPWFAFDIDPKIAALCRWWENKNLLRWEKVDSKTLAVSFQNRAVIREQGKQVQAEIDRFLQDENGLCEAVFASLQGNL
- a CDS encoding ATP-binding cassette domain-containing protein; translation: MDEELGKVFIEFKRVYKIYPNGARALNNISLVIEEGEFVFLVGVTGAGKSTLLKLITREEVPTSGNIWLEGFRVNQLDDGHLPILRRNIGVVFQDLRLLSSRTVLENLIFPLEVMGVARRSMLQLADMVLDTLCMQEKKHHRIEWLSGGEKQKLCIGRAVIHRPRLILADEPTGNLDGETAVDMVTTLYEYCRDKGITVIMSTHNKYILERFPARLVYLNGGEVVYDRRRD
- a CDS encoding permease-like cell division protein FtsX yields the protein MFLLSVFHRMQRSPHLFLMGFFSIFFTQLIVNIFIFGYLELEKMGAFLGEAFTVKAYFEDTFSSEQIEPILTNIRNFPETREVVLVDREEARRRFLEYFELREEDFPPEDNPFPQSLEVTSRRLEEVPRLAERLREIAYFEEVIHGGRNLETFIDFYQMLLGLGSFILLGIFIFSLIVIINVIRISIHSCADEIRVSYLMGATERFIRRPFLYEGFSEGFFAGIASFFLSYFVLSFSLEFLHTAFPFFPWITLDEAVWPMAIANTGLGGFIGFLGSYLATGAILRRSEA
- a CDS encoding peptidoglycan DD-metalloendopeptidase family protein → MSKRLPLGILVLVVLLMCSAPAWTQETSIEREIDTQLKELERIKQEQAQLEKELRQLERAEQNVVQEVRDLEAQIEELERGIAQSRNRILQLEEERSILNRDIERLSGEIEANQNKVRQVMVRAYKFKAQVDVWDILLGATDPNLVKEQWYLLRKYVEAERVTINRYLDQKTTLQEKLDGVIQRIRLEVVLKEKLVLEDRQVESLNEARRDMLSHITSDRKQFERSRTELVESQRDLQNLIAQLQEEMRRAREGVPSPVANLPPVRQGRFFWPVSGGRVIRGFGEMKDPTFGIQVYNPGIDIAANRGTNIYAAHDGVVILARSIRGYGRTILIDHGSDVITMYAHLDEIRVNPGDMVSGGGVIGTVGDTGLAEQPMVHFEVRVGTDAREENPMLWLQQ